Proteins from one Erysipelothrix larvae genomic window:
- a CDS encoding flavodoxin domain-containing protein, whose protein sequence is MKILIAYTSRHGFTHNSVLYLKSKLLGNIELANICDNPKIDVNNFDWIVLGGPVYMGKMDNKLKLFSQQNQDILLTKKLALFVSCTTPDSAEQYIKDCFPEDIYSTSLYRYNFGGDLNPSELGLFERIITNLVSRLEPKTIGMLNNNIDSLAQKISTYNIHD, encoded by the coding sequence ATGAAAATTCTTATAGCATATACCAGCAGACATGGTTTCACTCATAATTCAGTTCTTTATCTCAAGTCAAAATTACTTGGTAATATTGAATTAGCAAATATCTGTGACAACCCAAAGATTGATGTGAATAATTTTGATTGGATTGTTCTTGGTGGTCCGGTTTATATGGGGAAAATGGATAACAAACTTAAATTATTTTCACAACAAAATCAAGATATATTATTAACAAAAAAGTTAGCATTATTTGTCAGCTGTACTACTCCTGACTCAGCTGAACAATACATTAAAGATTGTTTTCCTGAAGATATATATTCGACTTCTCTATATAGGTATAATTTTGGTGGTGATCTAAACCCTTCAGAATTAGGTTTATTTGAAAGAATAATTACGAATCTTGTGTCAAGACTAGAACCAAAAACAATAGGAATGTTAAATAATAATATTGATAGTTTAGCTCAGAAGATTTCTACCTATAACATCCATGATTGA
- a CDS encoding FMN-binding protein — translation MATNILPVDSVAMSLVNDGTYHGNSNNGLIEVEVEVTVSNHEITKIDIIKHNNGLGSKAEKITQNIISEQSLEVDTIASATYSSNTILKAVENALLKGK, via the coding sequence ATGGCAACAAATATCTTACCCGTTGATAGTGTTGCAATGAGTTTGGTTAATGATGGTACATATCATGGGAATAGTAATAATGGACTTATTGAAGTCGAAGTTGAAGTAACTGTATCAAATCATGAAATCACTAAAATTGATATAATCAAGCATAATAATGGGCTCGGATCAAAAGCGGAAAAAATCACTCAGAATATTATATCTGAACAAAGTTTAGAAGTTGACACCATAGCTTCTGCTACATATAGTAGCAATACCATTTTAAAAGCCGTAGAAAATGCTCTACTTAAGGGGAAATAA